The following nucleotide sequence is from uncultured Draconibacterium sp..
TATCACATCCATTCTGGATAGGAATAAACGCCTCGAAATTCGATTGGTAATGCGGCTGTACATTCCAGAAATCTTCGATATTCTCGTTATGCGGATCGATACCCACATTCAGATGTGTTGGAGTAGTAATCCCGTAACTGCTGATCATTTTGGGCAGCTCCGGCAAGTCTTTCATCTGGAAAGTAATATCAAAAAGTTTCAGGAACTTTTCATGATCGTCGGGCAAAATACACCCCGAAATAAAAGTAACCAGGTTTTTATTGTTCTTCCACTTATTCCACTTATGAATGCGTGAATACACTTTGTCGATGGCTTTCTGACGTACCGAGCACGCCAAAATACCAATCACTCCTGCCTCCTCCTCGTTGTCGGTCCACTGGTATCCGGCTTCATCAAGAACCGAGATCACCCGCTCGCTATCCGACATATTCATCTGGCACCCTAAGGTTACTACGTGATATTTCATGCTATATATCTATTTTGCTTCTGTTTCACCCTTCTGGCTTCGTTCCTCAGCCATCTCTCCGTCAGCTGACGGAAAAATTATAAGAGGGGTGATTTCTGTTCCCTGTACTTTACAGGTTTATATATTTAAAAGTATACTTCAGTATAAATGTTCGATGTCGGGATTCCTTTTTCCGACAAAATATCGAACACTTCGTAAATCATTTCACTGTTTCCACAAAGAAAACAGTTTGTATTTTCTTCTATTTTCTCTGTCTTTAAAAATTCGGTTACCCTTCCGTGGAAGTCTCCCCCATTTTCACCTGAAGTGCACAAAGTTACCCTTTCTTTATTAAAATCGTCATGATCGTAAGCTTCTTCAACTTTACGCACACCGTGTACCATTTTGTAATTCAGTTGCGGGTGCGTTTTTACAAAACCATGAAACGGGCTGATTCCTGTTCCGGTGGCTATGAACAAAAACTTCTGCACCTGAAAACTGTGCGGATCGAACTTAAAAAAACCAAACGGTCCATCCACATCAACCAAATCACCGGATTTTAGTTTTTTTAATTTCGACGATACTTTTCCGCCGTCCACTTCGCGTACCAAAACTTCCAGGTAATCGTCGTTCTCTCCACTGTAAATGGAATATTCGCGACGATCAACCGCTCCTTTTGTTCCGAGCAATACAAATTGCCCGGTTTGGAACTCCATACGATTTCGTTCGAACCGAATTACAAATGTTGAATCGGTTAAATGCCTGACCTGTGTTACTTTATGTTTCTTCAATTATTAAGACCTGTTCTAAATAAATCGGTGCAAAAGTATAAATAATTGGCAAATCATCAAGGTTTTAGCGGTTTACATT
It contains:
- a CDS encoding FAD-binding oxidoreductase, producing the protein MKKHKVTQVRHLTDSTFVIRFERNRMEFQTGQFVLLGTKGAVDRREYSIYSGENDDYLEVLVREVDGGKVSSKLKKLKSGDLVDVDGPFGFFKFDPHSFQVQKFLFIATGTGISPFHGFVKTHPQLNYKMVHGVRKVEEAYDHDDFNKERVTLCTSGENGGDFHGRVTEFLKTEKIEENTNCFLCGNSEMIYEVFDILSEKGIPTSNIYTEVYF